A single Sorex araneus isolate mSorAra2 chromosome 8, mSorAra2.pri, whole genome shotgun sequence DNA region contains:
- the LOC101546936 gene encoding zinc finger protein 345 isoform X2: protein MKRIIKNSIEYSSFRGDWEYKSQCERKQKTQEGHFSQMIFTPKDMPTFNIQHQRIHANEKLLECKECGKDFSFVSVLIRHQRIHTGEKPYECKECGKAFGSGANLAYHQRIHTGEKPYECHECGKAFGSGSNLTHHQRIHTGEKPYECKECGKAFSFGSGLIRHQIIHSGEKPYECKECGKSFSFESALTRHHRIHTGEKPYECKDCGKTFGSGSNLTQHQRIHTGEKPYECKACGMAFSSGSALTRHQRIHTGEKPYVCNECGKAFSFGSALTRHQRIHTGEKPYVCKECGKAFNSGSDLTQHQRIHTGEKPYECKECEKAFRSGSKLIQHQRMHTGEKPYECKECGKAFSSASDLSQHQRIHTGEKPYECKECGKAFGSGSKLIQHQLIHTGEKPYDCKECGKSFNSGSALNRHQRTHTREKPFKCKEYGNIFGKGS from the coding sequence atgaaaagaattataaaaaacaGCATTGAATACTCAAGTTTCAGAGGTGATTGGGAATATAAAAGCCAGTGTGAGAGAAAGCAGAAAACTCAGGAAGGACATTTCAGTCAAATGATATTTACTCCTAAAGACATGCCCACTTTCAATATCCAACATCAGAGAATTCATGCTAATGAGAAACTCCTtgaatgtaaggaatgtgggaaggatTTTAGCTTTGTATCAGTACTTATTCGACATCAGCGAATTCATACTGGTGAAAAACCTTATGAGTGTAAAGAATGTGGCAAGGCCTTTGGTAGTGGTGCAAACCTTGCTTACCATCAAAGAATTCATACTGGTGAGAAACCTTATGAATGCCATGAATGTGGGAAAGCCTTTGGTAGTGGTTCAAATCTTACCCACCATCAGAGAATTCATACTGGTGAGAAACCTTAtgaatgtaaggaatgtgggaaagcATTTAGCTTTGGTTCAGGCCTTATTCGTCATCAGATAATTCACAGCGGTGAAAAGCCTTATGagtgtaaggaatgtgggaagtcTTTCAGTTTTGAATCTGCCCTTACTAGGCATCACAGAATTCATACAGGTGAGAAACCTTATGAATGTAAGGATTGTGGGAAAACTTTTGGCAGTGGTTCCAACCTTACTCAACATCAGCGGATTCATACTGGTGAGAAACCATATGAATGTAAGGCATGTGGAATGGCCTTCAGTAGTGGTTCTGCCCTTACTCGGCATCAGAGAATTCACACTGGTGAGAAGCCCTATGTTTGTAATGAAtgtgggaaggcttttagttttggATCAGCCCTTACTCGACATCAACGAATTCACACTGGTGAAAAACCTTATGtatgtaaggaatgtggaaaGGCTTTTAATAGTGGCTCAGATCTCACTCAGCATCAAAGAATTCACACTGGtgagaaaccctatgaatgtaagGAATGTGAAAAAGCCTTTAGAAGTGGTTCAAAACTTATACAGCATCAAAGAATGCATACTGGTGAGAAACCCTATGagtgtaaggaatgtgggaaggcctttagtaGTGCTTCAGATCTTTCTCAACATCAAAGAATTCATACTGGTGAGAAACCCTATGAATGCAAGGAATGTGGAAAGGCATTTGGTAGTGGCTCGAAACTTATTCAACACCAGCTAATTCACACTGGTGAAAAGCCCTATGATTGTAAAGAATGTGGAAAGTCCTTTAATAGTGGCTCAGCTCTCAATCGGCACCAGAGAACACACACACGTGAAAAACCCTTTAAATGTAAGGAATATGGGAATATATTTGGGAAGGGATCATAA